A window of the Bdellovibrionales bacterium genome harbors these coding sequences:
- a CDS encoding transposase: protein MKKSTSPLFDYHDSGATKRKYGRTTHGGIESKGRRKEYRPLSEKKWIHLTLKSSKAKGPWSFLTPKNQQIIREILKSKSKKWGVQIAEVINVGNHLHIKLKFKYREGFQNFLRSVTALIARKITNARRGHAAGKFWQGLAFTRVIQTKLEELQLRGYFKANRIQAAKGERAREEYLAKFNEWILNLRQAPR, encoded by the coding sequence ATGAAGAAATCCACTTCCCCACTTTTTGATTATCATGACTCTGGTGCTACAAAACGTAAGTACGGAAGAACCACTCATGGGGGAATAGAATCAAAAGGTCGCCGTAAAGAATACCGTCCACTTTCAGAAAAGAAATGGATCCATCTCACCCTAAAATCTTCTAAAGCAAAAGGCCCATGGAGCTTCCTCACTCCCAAAAACCAACAAATCATCCGCGAAATCCTCAAATCCAAATCAAAAAAATGGGGCGTACAGATCGCAGAAGTCATCAACGTCGGGAATCACCTTCACATCAAGCTTAAATTTAAATACCGCGAGGGCTTTCAGAACTTCCTAAGATCCGTAACAGCACTCATCGCAAGAAAGATCACCAACGCCCGACGTGGGCATGCTGCCGGTAAGTTCTGGCAAGGTCTCGCCTTCACCCGCGTAATTCAGACGAAACTCGAAGAACTCCAGCTCCGTGGCTACTTCAAAGCGAATCGCATCCAAGCCGCCAAAGGTGAGCGCGCGAGAGAAGAATATCTTGCGAAGTTTAATGAGTGGATCCTAAATCTTCGACAAGCTCCCAGATAA
- the map gene encoding type I methionyl aminopeptidase codes for MSIQTEKDFEALKIVGRVVANCLQYMGSKLEPGITTRELDELGAAFLELHGARSAPQLVYNFPGATCISVNEEAAHGIPGDRVIQAGDLVNIDVSAELGGYFADTGGSFVVPPETQLQKNLCAATKRALQNAMNVAKAGARINQIGRAIETEAQRSGFSIIENLGSHGVGRGLHEEPEFIAGYYDSRDKRLLQENQVITIEPFLSTGASEVIDKGDGWTLVTDKKFMSAQYEHTMVITKSKPIILTLPA; via the coding sequence ATGTCGATTCAGACTGAGAAGGATTTTGAAGCTTTGAAAATTGTTGGCCGTGTTGTGGCGAACTGTCTTCAGTATATGGGTTCTAAGCTTGAGCCCGGCATCACGACGCGTGAACTTGATGAACTCGGTGCTGCCTTTCTTGAACTTCATGGCGCGCGTTCGGCTCCTCAATTGGTTTATAACTTTCCCGGTGCTACTTGCATCAGTGTGAATGAAGAAGCGGCTCACGGTATTCCTGGCGATCGCGTGATTCAAGCTGGTGATCTTGTGAATATCGATGTGTCTGCGGAGCTTGGTGGATACTTTGCTGATACTGGTGGTTCTTTTGTCGTCCCGCCTGAGACTCAGTTGCAGAAGAACCTATGTGCCGCTACTAAGCGTGCGCTTCAAAATGCGATGAATGTTGCTAAAGCGGGTGCGCGTATTAATCAGATCGGTCGCGCGATCGAGACTGAGGCTCAACGTAGCGGCTTTTCGATTATTGAGAATCTTGGTAGTCATGGTGTTGGTCGTGGTCTACATGAAGAGCCCGAATTTATTGCTGGCTATTATGATTCACGCGATAAACGTCTTCTTCAAGAGAATCAAGTCATCACGATTGAGCCGTTTCTTTCAACGGGTGCTTCCGAAGTCATCGATAAAGGTGATGGCTGGACTCTTGTTACAGATAAGAAATTTATGTCTGCTCAGTACGAACACACGATGGTGATCACCAAATCAAAACCGATTATTCTGACTTTGCCCGCTTAA
- a CDS encoding GNAT family N-acetyltransferase, whose translation MRSAVPSDAPKLRLLLNAAYKELADLGLNYTATYQDEADTLEQILNYRVFVLLQGDDLIGTINGRDENWFSGLRSFYLGKFAVRPDLKGTGLGHLLMNYAEDIAAAEGYESIQLDTAKPATHLVERYQRRGYKIIGETHFEGKTYDSWIFEKIFEKRI comes from the coding sequence TTGAGGTCTGCAGTCCCGAGCGACGCTCCGAAGCTGCGCCTGTTACTCAACGCCGCTTACAAAGAGCTCGCGGATCTAGGACTGAACTACACCGCCACTTACCAAGACGAAGCAGACACTCTCGAGCAAATTCTAAATTACCGTGTATTCGTTTTACTTCAAGGTGACGATCTCATCGGCACCATCAACGGCCGCGACGAAAACTGGTTCAGCGGCCTTAGATCTTTCTACTTAGGAAAATTCGCAGTACGCCCAGATTTAAAGGGCACAGGCCTGGGTCATCTTTTGATGAACTACGCAGAAGACATCGCCGCCGCTGAGGGTTACGAGTCGATCCAGCTCGACACTGCAAAGCCTGCCACGCATCTCGTGGAGCGCTACCAGCGCCGCGGCTACAAGATCATCGGCGAAACCCACTTCGAAGGCAAAACCTACGACTCTTGGATTTTTGAGAAGATTTTCGAAAAGCGCATTTAA
- the miaB gene encoding tRNA (N6-isopentenyl adenosine(37)-C2)-methylthiotransferase MiaB produces MEHTSTQATGADTGVVANSISQDQNQDIGQGRGVYISTYGCQMNVNDTERMYSLLEMSNFTPVEKPEDASVIIINACSIREKPVHKVYSEVGTYRKMKEKNPDLRIGVGGCVGQQEKENLIKKQPMIDFVFGTDTIDNLPNLVAQVYEQEKPRVVNAKVEHRAPYHVETLVRNPGVSTFVNIAKGCDNFCSFCIVPFTRGREKSRPLQHVLADIRGLVKRGVKEVTLLGQNVNSYHSDCGADFADLLEKVAKETDIERVRYTTSHPKDFNQKLVDVMYANQPKVCEYIHLPFQSGNSRILERMNRGYTREEYLEKIKMIKKAIPNVVLSTDIIVGFPGETEEDFQDTISMVQEVGFETIFAFKYSPRPFTKAAKFEDQVPEDVKTERLNRLFDAHDKMAFDLAKRYDGLTLQVLVEKAESTEGKVSGRSPENKLVHFLGSADLIGKTVPVKITKAYPAVLRGELVEVLPN; encoded by the coding sequence ATGGAACATACTTCAACACAAGCAACAGGCGCTGACACAGGCGTTGTTGCGAATTCTATTTCTCAAGACCAAAACCAGGATATCGGCCAGGGGCGCGGAGTCTACATCTCCACTTATGGCTGCCAGATGAACGTGAACGACACTGAGCGTATGTACAGCTTGCTCGAGATGTCGAACTTCACGCCGGTTGAAAAGCCGGAAGATGCCTCGGTCATCATCATCAACGCTTGCAGTATCCGTGAAAAGCCAGTGCACAAGGTTTATTCTGAAGTCGGTACTTACCGCAAAATGAAAGAGAAAAACCCTGATCTTCGTATCGGCGTTGGCGGTTGCGTAGGTCAGCAAGAAAAAGAAAATCTTATCAAAAAACAGCCGATGATTGATTTCGTTTTCGGCACGGACACCATCGACAATTTGCCAAACCTCGTGGCGCAAGTTTACGAGCAGGAAAAGCCTCGCGTGGTGAACGCGAAAGTGGAGCACAGAGCTCCTTATCACGTTGAGACTCTGGTCCGAAATCCGGGCGTTTCGACCTTCGTGAATATCGCAAAAGGTTGCGATAACTTCTGCAGCTTCTGTATCGTTCCGTTTACTCGCGGCCGCGAGAAGAGTCGCCCATTGCAACACGTGCTTGCGGATATCCGCGGCCTGGTAAAGCGGGGAGTGAAAGAGGTAACGCTTTTGGGGCAAAACGTGAACTCGTATCACAGTGACTGTGGTGCGGATTTCGCAGACTTGCTTGAGAAAGTGGCTAAAGAAACAGATATCGAGCGCGTTCGTTATACGACATCGCATCCGAAGGATTTCAATCAGAAACTCGTCGATGTGATGTACGCGAATCAGCCGAAAGTTTGCGAATACATTCACCTGCCGTTTCAGAGCGGAAATAGCCGCATTCTTGAGCGCATGAACCGTGGTTACACGCGTGAGGAGTATCTTGAAAAAATCAAGATGATCAAGAAAGCCATTCCAAATGTCGTGCTATCTACTGATATTATCGTGGGCTTCCCAGGGGAAACTGAGGAGGACTTCCAGGATACGATCAGTATGGTTCAGGAAGTTGGTTTTGAAACTATTTTTGCCTTCAAATATTCGCCGCGTCCATTTACGAAGGCCGCGAAGTTTGAAGATCAGGTCCCAGAGGACGTTAAAACCGAGCGCTTGAACCGTTTATTTGATGCTCACGATAAAATGGCGTTTGACCTTGCCAAACGTTACGACGGACTCACATTACAGGTATTGGTCGAGAAAGCAGAGTCGACTGAAGGCAAAGTCTCAGGCCGTTCACCGGAAAACAAACTGGTGCACTTCTTGGGATCCGCGGATCTGATCGGTAAAACAGTGCCTGTGAAGATCACGAAAGCCTACCCAGCGGTTCTGCGTGGGGAACTCGTAGAGGTTCTTCCTAACTAA
- a CDS encoding bifunctional nuclease family protein, producing the protein MKQTQLLNAEKADSQIVFSNSMEEEKNFKEKDLVRLKPFGLSVSTDFARPFLLLKDEEHKYTLPVAVNPLEAGVALSQANKAVAPTTPHRFTELLLETLHIEIERCVFVELKGHFQFVRLFLKNHPTQDSIKIRADEVMSLCLHLDIPIYASKEYIAKSRVMNAEMDGVSANIQAHPSIIQKNHPYIM; encoded by the coding sequence ATGAAGCAAACGCAATTGCTCAATGCAGAAAAAGCGGACTCTCAGATTGTTTTTTCAAACTCTATGGAAGAGGAGAAAAACTTTAAGGAAAAAGATCTCGTGCGCCTGAAACCATTTGGTCTTTCAGTCAGTACGGATTTCGCTCGCCCTTTCTTGCTCCTCAAAGATGAGGAACATAAATACACTTTGCCGGTGGCGGTGAATCCGCTCGAGGCCGGTGTAGCGCTCAGCCAAGCCAACAAGGCAGTTGCGCCGACAACTCCGCACAGATTTACGGAGCTATTGTTAGAGACTTTGCATATCGAGATCGAAAGATGTGTGTTTGTTGAGTTGAAAGGGCACTTTCAATTCGTTCGCCTATTTTTGAAAAACCATCCAACTCAGGATTCAATTAAGATCCGCGCGGATGAAGTCATGTCGCTTTGTTTGCACTTGGATATTCCGATTTATGCTTCAAAAGAGTATATCGCAAAGAGCCGGGTGATGAATGCGGAGATGGACGGGGTGAGTGCCAATATCCAAGCTCATCCGAGCATTATTCAGAAAAATCATCCTTACATTATGTAA
- a CDS encoding gamma carbonic anhydrase family protein encodes MKNSISVRGFTPEVASDVFVADNARIIGDVKIGRGSSIWYNVTIRGDVMPIRIGNEANVQDGSVLHGTYGKYGCTIHDRVTIGHQVTLHGCTIGRESLIGMGSIVMDGAVVGEQCIVGAGSLVTEGANFPPRSLIIGRPAKVKRELTAEEIKALSLSADNYLLYKTWYEKENL; translated from the coding sequence ATGAAAAATTCTATCTCTGTCCGAGGGTTTACGCCAGAAGTTGCAAGTGATGTGTTCGTCGCTGACAACGCACGAATCATTGGTGATGTGAAGATTGGGAGGGGCTCTTCGATTTGGTACAACGTGACAATTCGTGGGGATGTGATGCCAATTCGAATTGGCAATGAAGCCAACGTTCAAGACGGGTCGGTTCTGCATGGCACTTACGGAAAATACGGCTGTACCATTCACGATCGCGTTACGATCGGTCATCAAGTGACTCTTCATGGGTGCACCATCGGCCGGGAATCGCTGATTGGGATGGGAAGTATCGTGATGGATGGAGCTGTGGTGGGCGAGCAGTGCATCGTGGGGGCGGGCTCCCTGGTCACGGAAGGGGCGAACTTTCCACCGCGCAGTCTGATTATCGGGCGCCCTGCGAAAGTAAAGCGCGAACTCACGGCGGAAGAGATCAAGGCGCTCAGTCTTTCGGCAGACAATTACCTGCTTTATAAGACTTGGTACGAGAAAGAAAATCTTTAA
- the guaB gene encoding IMP dehydrogenase, giving the protein MDQTIPYALTYDDILLIPQYSEIIPSEVTPRALFARDVYLNTPIISAAMDTVTENRVARIMAQMGGLGIIHKNMDIERQALEVEKVKKYESGMIQDPITLGPDQMVQEALDIMAKYSISGVPITVNKVLVGILTNRDLRFETNVNQPIKNLMTHKDKLVTAEVGTTLEQAKKILQKHRIEKLPVVDKDFKLKGLITIKDIEKAQAYPQATKDSHGRLLAGAAVGVSADSKDRVDALVAAKVDVLCVDTAHGHSRNVIEMVKYISQKYKDVIIVSGNVVTEEGTLALINAGADVVKIGVGPGSICTTRVVAGVGMPQITAVVECAKAATKKSKTIIADGGIKFSGDITKALALGANSVMIGNLLAGAEESPGETILYQGRTYKVYRGMGSLGAMAKGSKDRYAQYDITDEDKLVPEGIEGKVPYKGSATGIIHQLVGGVKSGMGYLGARNVEELQKKARFVQISAQGLRESHVHDVSITKEAPNYRLEN; this is encoded by the coding sequence ATGGATCAAACTATTCCATACGCACTGACCTACGATGATATTCTGTTGATTCCTCAGTACTCTGAAATTATTCCGTCTGAAGTGACACCGCGAGCTCTGTTTGCGCGTGATGTTTACCTCAATACGCCGATCATTTCTGCAGCGATGGACACAGTGACTGAGAATCGTGTGGCTCGAATCATGGCTCAGATGGGTGGTCTCGGGATCATCCACAAGAACATGGATATCGAGAGACAAGCGCTTGAAGTGGAAAAAGTAAAAAAATACGAAAGCGGTATGATCCAAGATCCCATCACTCTCGGGCCGGATCAAATGGTGCAAGAAGCTCTCGACATTATGGCGAAGTACTCTATTAGCGGGGTGCCAATCACGGTGAACAAAGTTCTCGTCGGGATTCTTACCAATCGCGATTTGCGCTTTGAAACCAACGTCAATCAGCCGATTAAAAATCTGATGACCCACAAGGATAAGCTCGTAACGGCAGAAGTCGGCACGACGCTGGAGCAGGCGAAGAAGATCCTACAAAAACACCGTATCGAAAAACTTCCCGTTGTAGATAAAGATTTTAAGCTCAAAGGGCTCATTACTATTAAAGATATCGAAAAGGCCCAGGCGTATCCGCAAGCAACAAAAGATAGTCACGGACGTCTTTTGGCGGGCGCTGCAGTTGGAGTGAGTGCCGATTCTAAGGATCGTGTGGATGCCTTGGTGGCGGCGAAAGTTGACGTACTTTGTGTTGATACGGCCCATGGGCATTCTCGCAACGTGATCGAAATGGTGAAGTACATTTCTCAGAAATACAAAGACGTGATTATCGTTTCTGGTAACGTCGTCACCGAAGAGGGGACGCTGGCTTTGATTAATGCCGGAGCCGACGTGGTGAAAATCGGAGTCGGGCCGGGCAGTATTTGTACGACACGGGTTGTGGCGGGTGTGGGGATGCCGCAGATCACGGCTGTGGTCGAGTGCGCGAAAGCAGCGACGAAGAAAAGTAAAACGATTATCGCCGACGGCGGTATTAAATTCTCAGGTGATATCACAAAGGCCCTCGCACTCGGTGCGAACTCTGTGATGATCGGCAATCTTCTTGCCGGGGCTGAAGAGTCGCCGGGCGAGACGATCTTGTATCAAGGTCGTACTTACAAAGTTTACCGCGGCATGGGAAGTCTCGGAGCGATGGCGAAAGGGTCGAAGGACCGTTATGCCCAGTACGACATCACCGATGAAGACAAGCTCGTTCCAGAGGGAATTGAAGGAAAAGTGCCTTACAAGGGTTCTGCGACAGGCATCATTCATCAGTTGGTGGGGGGTGTGAAGTCGGGGATGGGTTACTTGGGCGCTCGCAACGTTGAAGAGTTGCAGAAAAAAGCCCGCTTTGTTCAGATCAGTGCGCAGGGGCTCCGCGAGTCTCATGTGCATGATGTGAGTATTACCAAAGAAGCACCTAATTACAGACTGGAAAATTAA
- the guaA gene encoding glutamine-hydrolyzing GMP synthase, whose protein sequence is MTERGFLILDFGSQFTQLIARRLREIGFYSEIHAYNYPIEKIQSAKPFGIILSGGPNSVYEPQSPRRDVKELLEVAPVLGICYGMQLLTHQLGGEVTRSDKREYGLNRVAWRETFGAIPSDQQVWMSHGDSVKKAPPGFQVVGVSDSGHPAAMKGPRAWGLQFHPEVSHTFKGTEILRAFAHTLCGAVPTWNAPHITEVLIKDIKARVAADEHVLCGLSGGVDSSVVAALLTRALGHDRVHCVFVDNGLLRKNEFEKVLAAYKAIGLNVKGVDASQEFLEALKGKTDPEDKRKTIGRVFIEVFDKSYDHSINIKYLAQGTLYPDVIESVSSVGGSVTIKSHHNVGGLPEKMKLKLIEPVRELFKDEVRKIGAELGLPKDMLGRHPFPGPGLSIRCLGEVTEDKLKILKEADDVFISFLREKGIYDEIWQAFCVLLPVKTVGVQGDGRTYDHVLALRAVTSMDGMTADWYPFDFALMREISNRITNQVRGVNRVVYDVTSKPPGTIEWE, encoded by the coding sequence ATGACCGAACGTGGGTTTTTGATTTTAGATTTTGGCTCGCAATTTACTCAGTTGATTGCGCGCCGGTTGCGCGAAATTGGCTTTTACTCAGAAATCCACGCCTATAATTATCCGATTGAAAAAATCCAAAGTGCGAAGCCGTTTGGGATTATCCTGAGCGGTGGTCCAAATTCGGTTTACGAGCCACAATCTCCGCGCAGAGACGTCAAAGAGCTTCTTGAAGTGGCTCCAGTTCTGGGAATCTGCTACGGGATGCAGCTTTTGACTCACCAACTGGGCGGCGAAGTCACACGCAGTGATAAACGCGAATATGGACTAAACCGCGTTGCGTGGCGCGAGACCTTTGGGGCAATTCCCTCAGATCAACAAGTTTGGATGAGTCACGGGGATTCGGTGAAAAAGGCTCCTCCGGGTTTCCAGGTCGTCGGAGTGTCTGACTCTGGCCATCCGGCAGCGATGAAGGGGCCGCGCGCGTGGGGTCTGCAGTTTCATCCTGAAGTCAGTCACACATTTAAAGGGACTGAAATTTTGCGCGCGTTCGCGCACACTCTTTGTGGAGCCGTACCAACTTGGAATGCGCCTCATATCACGGAAGTTCTCATTAAAGACATTAAAGCACGCGTCGCTGCGGATGAGCATGTTCTTTGTGGTTTAAGTGGTGGAGTGGATTCTTCGGTTGTTGCAGCCCTTTTGACCAGAGCTCTTGGTCATGATCGCGTTCACTGCGTATTTGTCGATAATGGACTGCTTCGCAAAAATGAATTTGAAAAAGTTCTTGCGGCCTATAAAGCCATTGGTCTTAACGTGAAGGGTGTGGATGCCTCTCAAGAGTTCTTAGAAGCTTTGAAGGGAAAAACGGACCCGGAAGATAAGCGTAAAACCATTGGCCGGGTTTTTATCGAAGTTTTTGATAAATCTTATGATCATAGTATCAATATTAAATATCTCGCGCAGGGAACGCTCTATCCGGATGTGATCGAGAGCGTGTCGTCTGTTGGTGGCAGTGTCACAATCAAATCGCATCACAATGTCGGTGGATTGCCGGAAAAGATGAAGCTTAAGCTGATCGAGCCGGTGCGTGAATTATTTAAAGACGAGGTTCGCAAAATCGGCGCGGAGCTGGGGCTGCCGAAAGATATGCTGGGACGTCATCCGTTTCCGGGGCCGGGGCTTTCGATTCGCTGCCTGGGAGAAGTCACTGAAGATAAATTAAAAATCCTCAAAGAGGCTGACGATGTTTTCATTTCATTCCTTCGTGAAAAGGGGATTTATGATGAAATCTGGCAAGCCTTCTGCGTACTGCTCCCGGTGAAAACGGTGGGCGTTCAGGGCGACGGTAGAACTTACGATCACGTGCTCGCGCTGAGAGCAGTGACGTCGATGGACGGGATGACGGCAGATTGGTATCCGTTCGATTTTGCGCTGATGCGCGAGATCTCAAATCGTATCACCAACCAAGTGCGCGGAGTAAATCGCGTTGTCTATGATGTGACAAGCAAGCCACCGGGAACGATTGAGTGGGAATGA
- a CDS encoding phospholipase D family protein, producing the protein MLSQMMGAVLISSLMVQAASAAESYVFKTKEPQQMAIINTGSLSLQKRLQMIESAKRTIEVEFFIYNIDEAGRLFTQALVKKAREGVQVRVLIDYGWPIAKLDTFYATLLEQNGVQVRYYNPNVSFELLKGQFRSHRKALIVDDNEGMTGGRNIADEYFDLSPEYNFIDRDVYVRGSVARAMRESFERFWSSELTKKPDLEKAPVASQYGVDVYGPQANSRYQSVKARFDAGMKKANDYLLQNDKDRQVLESLKGLAALEDGSVRMHTCNDTMFAADIPGIGSKSRVLFQEITAQLNDVRKSIYVESPYFVTTKNGMSFLKNYLQKGLDINVYTNSLNSTDAVYTTATFYPRVGELIQDGMKVFIYKGASLTGQDFISPEVQQARWGIHAKSAVLDEKTIMVGTFNVDPRSRNINAEMAVICRDNPQLAAEVLTNMKEHQAQSVQLNGAGKPVDGSSAFANVSVPKRIMYYLSAPLSNVFDFLL; encoded by the coding sequence ATGCTATCGCAGATGATGGGCGCAGTCTTGATTTCTAGTCTTATGGTTCAGGCGGCTTCAGCGGCTGAGTCTTACGTCTTTAAAACCAAAGAACCACAGCAAATGGCCATCATCAATACGGGCAGCTTGTCTTTGCAAAAACGTCTTCAGATGATTGAAAGCGCGAAGCGAACGATTGAAGTAGAGTTTTTCATTTATAATATCGATGAGGCCGGTCGCTTATTCACTCAGGCTCTTGTTAAGAAAGCCCGTGAAGGCGTGCAGGTCCGCGTTTTGATCGACTACGGCTGGCCGATTGCAAAGCTCGATACTTTCTACGCAACACTGCTTGAGCAGAACGGCGTTCAAGTTCGCTATTACAATCCAAATGTTTCCTTCGAACTTCTTAAAGGTCAGTTCCGCTCCCATCGTAAAGCTCTCATCGTTGACGACAACGAGGGGATGACGGGCGGTCGAAATATCGCTGACGAATATTTCGATTTATCGCCGGAGTATAATTTCATCGACCGCGACGTTTATGTTCGTGGAAGTGTCGCGCGTGCCATGCGTGAAAGCTTTGAGCGTTTCTGGAGTTCGGAGCTCACGAAAAAGCCGGATCTCGAGAAAGCGCCGGTGGCCTCGCAATACGGCGTTGATGTTTATGGTCCTCAGGCAAATAGCCGCTATCAATCTGTGAAGGCCCGCTTTGATGCAGGCATGAAGAAAGCAAATGATTATCTCTTGCAAAACGATAAAGACCGCCAGGTTTTGGAGTCTCTCAAGGGACTCGCGGCGCTGGAAGACGGCAGTGTTCGTATGCACACTTGCAATGATACGATGTTCGCTGCGGATATTCCGGGAATTGGTTCGAAGAGCCGCGTTCTTTTTCAAGAAATTACAGCTCAATTGAATGATGTCCGTAAGAGTATTTATGTTGAATCACCCTACTTCGTGACAACGAAAAACGGTATGAGCTTCTTAAAGAACTACTTGCAAAAAGGTCTGGATATCAACGTTTACACAAACAGCTTGAATTCAACGGACGCCGTTTACACCACGGCGACTTTCTATCCACGCGTGGGAGAACTCATCCAGGACGGAATGAAGGTGTTTATTTATAAGGGAGCAAGTCTGACGGGTCAGGATTTTATCAGCCCTGAGGTTCAGCAAGCACGCTGGGGTATTCATGCGAAGTCCGCTGTTCTGGATGAAAAAACGATTATGGTTGGGACATTCAATGTCGATCCGCGCTCTCGAAATATCAATGCGGAGATGGCTGTGATTTGTCGTGACAATCCGCAACTTGCTGCTGAAGTTTTAACCAATATGAAAGAGCATCAAGCGCAGAGCGTTCAGCTCAATGGTGCTGGCAAGCCGGTGGATGGTTCCAGCGCTTTTGCGAATGTTTCAGTTCCTAAACGCATTATGTATTATCTGTCGGCTCCGCTCTCAAACGTATTTGATTTCTTGTTGTAG